A region of the Streptomyces durocortorensis genome:
TCGTCGCGGTCACCGGCTGGCTCGGCTGGTCCGCCGCCGGGTACGCAGTGCTCTCCCGCGGCTTCCGCTCGCCCCGCGCCTTCGTCGAGGCCCACCGCCGCCCCGAACCGCCGTACCACGCGGGCCCGGCGGCCGCCGGACTCGGCGCCACCGCGATGACCGACGTCAGCGACGGGCTGGTAGCGGACCTCGGGCACATCGCGGAGGCCAGCAAGGTCCGGATCGATCTGCGCTCCGGCCTCATCGACATCCCCTCACAGATGTCCGACATCGGCCAGGCCGTCGGCGTCGACCCGCTCCAGTGGGTGCTGACCGGGGGAGAGGACCACGCGATCGTGGCGACCTTCCCGCCCGACGTGAAACTCCCCGCCCGCTGGAAGGTGATCGGGGAGGTCCTCAACCCCTCCGCCCTGCCCCAGGTCACCGTCGACGGCGCCCCCTGGACCAGCAAGGGCGGCTGGGACCACTTCGGCTCCATCGAGGACACCCACTAGCCGATCGCGGGTCGGGGGCTCCCGCTAGATTGCTGGGTATGCCCATACGTACCGCTGTACCGCCCCGCGTGCTCACCGTCGCCGGATCCGACTCCGGCGGCGGTGCGGGCATCCAGGCCGACCTGAAGACCATGCTGGCCCTCGGCGTGCACGGCATGAGTGTGCTCACCGCCGTCACCGCACAGAACTCCCTCGGCGTCCAGGGCGCGTGGGAGCTTCCGGTGGACGCCGTACGCGCCCAGTACCGCAGCGTCGTCGACGACATCGGCGTCCAGGCCGTGAAGACCGGGATGCTCGCCTCGGCCGTCCTCGTCGAGACCGTCGCCGAACTCCTCGCCACCACCGACGCCCCCGTCGTCGTGGACCCCGTCGGCGTCTCCAAGCACGGGGACGCGCTGCTCGCCGCCGAAGCCCTCGACTCCGTACGGCGGAAGCTGCTGCCCCTCGCCACCGTCGCCACCCCCAACCTCGACGAGGTGGCCCAGCTCACCGGGGTGCAGGTCACCGACGAGAGCGGAATGAGCCGGGCCGCCGAGGAGATCCTCGGCTTCGGGCCGCGCTGGGTGGTCATCAAGGGCGGCCATCTGCCCGGCGAGGCGGTGGACCTGCTCACCGACGGAAGCGCGGAACACTGGCTGCGCGCCCCCCGGCACGACAACCGCCACACCCACGGCACCGGCTGCACCCTGGCCTCAGCCATCGCCTCCGGGCTCGCACTCGGTCAGGACGTGCCCACGGCCGTACGGGGCGCGAAGACGTACGTCACCGGCGCGATCGAGGCCGGGTTCCCGCTGGGCGGCGGCATCGGCCCGGTCGACCACGGCTGGCTGACCCGCCCGGCCTCCTGACCCACCCCGACAAGCCGCCTGAGCACAGCAAAAAGCCGGTCCACCGAGGTGGACCGGCTTTTTGGGCAACCGGAAGGCTGCGCTACGACGGGAACGTCAGCGCGCGACCTTGCCGGCCTTGATGCACGAGGTGCAGACGTTGAGCCGCTTCGGCGTCCGACCGACCACGGCACGCACGCGCTGGATGTTGGGGTTCCAGCGACGGGACGTACGGCGGTGCGAGTGCGAAATGTTGTTGCCGAAGCTCGGCCCCTTGCCGCAAACGTCGCAGTTGGCAGCCACGGGTCACTCCAAAGACTTCAGATGCACTTACAGTGAAATCCGGCGCGCCGGAATCAGTTGACTGAAGTGGCGGTACCGGAGGAATGGCCCGACTCTCATCGGGCAACCGGAGCAGCATACAACGCCTGCTTCGGAGATACGAAACTACCACGGGTTCACCCGCCCCCGCCCCGCCCCCTGT
Encoded here:
- a CDS encoding thiamine-phosphate kinase; protein product: MKGTVGELGEFGLIRELTSRLTTTPAVRLGPGDDAAVVAAPDRRVVASTDILLEGRHFRRDWSTAYDVGRKAAAQNLADIAAMGAVPTALLLGLVVPADLPVTWAAELMDGLRDECQVAGAAVVGGDVVGGDTITVAITALGDLRNHEPVTRAGACPGDVVAVTGWLGWSAAGYAVLSRGFRSPRAFVEAHRRPEPPYHAGPAAAGLGATAMTDVSDGLVADLGHIAEASKVRIDLRSGLIDIPSQMSDIGQAVGVDPLQWVLTGGEDHAIVATFPPDVKLPARWKVIGEVLNPSALPQVTVDGAPWTSKGGWDHFGSIEDTH
- the thiD gene encoding bifunctional hydroxymethylpyrimidine kinase/phosphomethylpyrimidine kinase; amino-acid sequence: MPIRTAVPPRVLTVAGSDSGGGAGIQADLKTMLALGVHGMSVLTAVTAQNSLGVQGAWELPVDAVRAQYRSVVDDIGVQAVKTGMLASAVLVETVAELLATTDAPVVVDPVGVSKHGDALLAAEALDSVRRKLLPLATVATPNLDEVAQLTGVQVTDESGMSRAAEEILGFGPRWVVIKGGHLPGEAVDLLTDGSAEHWLRAPRHDNRHTHGTGCTLASAIASGLALGQDVPTAVRGAKTYVTGAIEAGFPLGGGIGPVDHGWLTRPAS
- the rpmB gene encoding 50S ribosomal protein L28 produces the protein MAANCDVCGKGPSFGNNISHSHRRTSRRWNPNIQRVRAVVGRTPKRLNVCTSCIKAGKVAR